Proteins found in one Quercus robur chromosome 2, dhQueRobu3.1, whole genome shotgun sequence genomic segment:
- the LOC126710348 gene encoding uncharacterized acetyltransferase At3g50280-like: MSTNPPKIRYISESFIKPQYALEESKRPFYLSPWDLIMLSANYIQKGLLFTKPPTANADEDFIKSLLDRLKYSLSVTLVHFYPLAGRLVTQKNENPPSSLIFVDCSNSPGAKFIYADLDMTISDILSPIDVPSIVQSFFDHDRAVNYDGHTMPLLSIQVTELKDGIFIGCSMNHCLGDGTSYWHFCNTWSEIFQAQGNNISITRPPIHRRWFPDGVSPIINLPCSHQDEFISRGEAPKLRERMFHFSSESIAKLKAKANAESNTNKISSFQSLSALVWRCITRARCLPHDQITHCRLATNNRSRMEPSLSDDYFGNLASVVGGVTTAGELLEHNLGWVAWKLHEAVVNHTDKVVRDSVDTWLQSPIVFQPARLFDPYSVMMGSSPRFNMYGNEFGMGKAVALRSGYANKFDGKVSSYPGYEGGGSIDLEVCLPPDSMSSLESDKEFMDAVSLSHQLP, from the coding sequence ATGTCTACTAATCCTCCAAAAATCCGATACATCTCAGAGAGCTTTATCAAACCACAGTATGCTTTAGAAGAATCAAAGAGGCCCTTCTACCTGTCACCATGGGATCTTATCATGCTCTCTGCAAACTATATCCAAAAGGGCCTTCTTTTTACCAAACCTCCAACAGCAAATGCCGATGAAGACTTCATCAAGTCTCTCTTGGACAGGCTTAAGTATTCCCTCTCTGTAACCCTTGTCCATTTCTACCCACTTGCAGGCCGCCTTGTgacacaaaaaaatgaaaacccaccttcaagcttgatttttgttGATTGCAGTAACAGCCCTGGAGCTAAATTCATCTATGCAGATCTAGACATGACAATATCTGATATCCTTTCTCCGATTGATGTACCATCAATCGTTCAATCCTTTTTTGATCATGACAGGGCGGTCAACTATGATGGTCATACCATGCCATTGCTATCCATTCAAGTAACAGAACTAAAAGATGGTATCTTTATAGGCTGTTCCATGAACCACTGCCTTGGCGATGGAACCTCTTATTGGCATTTCTGTAACACTTGGTCTGAGATCTTTCAGGCACAGGGAAACAACATTTCTATCACACGCCCACCAATCCACAGGCGATGGTTTCCTGATGGTGTTAGTCCGATTATCAACCTCCCTTGCTCACACCAAGATGAGTTCATTTCCAGAGGTGAAGCaccaaaacttagagaaagaATGTTCCACTTCTCTTCCGAATCCATAGCAAAACTCAAAGCAAAAGCCAATGCAGAATCCAATACCAACAAGATCTCTTCCTTTCAGTCCTTGTCTGCACTTGTCTGGAGGTGCATAACGCGTGCGCGTTGTCTACCACATGACCAGATAACACATTGCAGGTTGGCCACCAATAACAGGTCAAGAATGGAGCCATCCTTATCTGATGATTACTTTGGGAACTTGGCTTCCGTAGTGGGAGGAGTAACGACAGCTGGTGAATTGCTTGAACACAATCTTGGGTGGGTGGCATGGAAGTTGCACGAGGCTGTGGTCAACCACACTGACAAAGTTGTGCGTGACTCGGTTGATACCTGGCTGCAGTCTCCAATTGTTTTCCAACCTGCTCGGCTTTTTGATCCATACAGTGTAATGATGGGGAGTTCACCCAGGTTCAACATGTATGGGAATGAATTTGGAATGGGGAAAGCAGTGGCACTTCGCAGTGGATATGCAAACAAGTTTGATGGGAAAGTGTCCTCATACCCAGGTTACGAAGGAGGAGGAAGCATTGATTTGGAGGTGTGCCTTCCACCAGATTCAATGAGCTCTCTTGAGTCTGATAAGGAGTTCATGGATGCTGTCTCTCTGTCCCACCAGCTGCCCTAG
- the LOC126693657 gene encoding uncharacterized acetyltransferase At3g50280-like yields MSTPPKIRYISECFIKPQYALEESKRPFYLSPWDLTMLSVHYIQKGLLYNKPLSADAQEDFIKSLLDKLKQSLSVALVHFYPLSGRLVTQINENPPSSLVFVDCSNSPGAKFIYAALDMTISDVLSPIDVPSIVQSFFDHDRAVNHDGHTRPLLTVQVTELEDGIFIGCSMNHCIVDGSSYWQFFNAWSEIFQAQGNNISLTRPPIHKRWFPDGGPILNLPFKHQDEFISRFEAPKLRERMFHFSSESIAKLKAKANAESNTNKISSFQSLSALVWRCITRARHLQHDQITHCRLAINNRARMEPHLPNDYFGNSISAGAAVTTAGELLEHSLGWAAWKLHELVANHSDKVVRGWLDNWLKSPFVYQLDRMFDPCSVMMGSSPRFNKYGNEFGMGKAVALRSGYANKFDGKVSSYPGKEGGSIDLEMCLPPDSMSALESDEEFMDAVSLSHQLH; encoded by the coding sequence ATGTCTACTCCTCCTAAAATCCGATACATCTCAGAGTGCTTTATCAAACCACAGTATGCCTTAGAAGAATCAAAGAGGCCCTTCTACCTGTCACCATGGGATCTTACCATGCTCTCTGTACACTATATCCAGAAGGGTCTTCTTTACAACAAACCTCTTTCAGCAGATGCCCAAGAAGACTTCATCAAGTCTCTATTGGACAAGCTTAAGCAGTCCCTCTCTGTGGCCCTTGTCCATTTCTACCCACTTTCAGGCCGCCTTGTTACACAAATAAATGAAAACCCACCTTCAAGCTTGGTTTTTGTTGACTGCAGTAACAGCCCTGGAGCCAAATTCATCTATGCAGCTCTAGACATGACTATATCTGATGTCCTTTCTCCCATTGATGTACCATCAATCGTTCAATCCTTTTTTGATCACGACAGGGCGGTCAACCATGATGGTCATACCAGGCCTTTGCTTACAGTTCAAGTAACAGAACTTGAAGACGGCATCTTTATAGGATGTTCCATGAACCATTGTATTGTTGATGGAAGCTCTTATTGGCAATTCTTTAATGCTTGGTCTGAGATTTTTCAGGCACAGGGAAATAACATTTCTCTAACACGCCCGCCTATCCATAAGCGATGGTTTCCTGATGGTGGTCCAATCCTCAACCTTCCTTTTAAACACCAAGATGAGTTCATTTCCAGATTTGAAGCACCAAAACTCAGAGAGAGAATGTTCCACTTCTCTTCGGAATCCATagcaaaactaaaagcaaaagcCAATGCAGAATCCAATACCAACAAAATCTCTTCCTTTCAGTCCTTGTCTGCACTTGTCTGGAGGTGCATAACGCGTGCACGCCATCTACAACATGATCAGATAACTCATTGCAGGTTGGCCATAAATAACAGGGCAAGGATGGAGCCACACTTGCCTAATGATTACTTTGGGAACTCAATTTCCGCTGGGGCAGCAGTAACCACAGCTGGTGAATTGCTTGAACATAGTCTTGGATGGGCGGCGTGGAAGTTGCATGAGCTTGTGGCTAACCACTCTGACAAGGTTGTGCGTGGCTGGCTTGATAACTGGCTGAAGTCTCCCTTTGTTTACCAACTTGATCGGATGTTTGATCCATGCAGTGTAATGATGGGAAGTTCACCCAGATTCAACAAGTACGGGAATGAATTTGGAATGGGGAAAGCAGTGGCACTTCGCAGTGGGTATGCAAACAAGTTTGATGGGAAAGTTTCATCATACCCAGGTAAAGAAGGAGGAAGCATTGATTTGGAGATGTGCCTTCCGCCGGATTCAATGAGCGCTCTTGAGTCTGATGAGGAGTTCATGGATGCTGTCTCTTTGTCCCACCAGCTGCACTAG